In Anabrus simplex isolate iqAnaSimp1 chromosome 12, ASM4041472v1, whole genome shotgun sequence, a genomic segment contains:
- the LOC137502815 gene encoding abnormal spindle-like microcephaly-associated protein homolog, with amino-acid sequence MKAAEKAATTIQANFRGYRVRKQLRSTSKKNGPRRRSSSRSTQTPTMQSAPPTATAVDQPVTAERGSGSDQEVNQKEMAVIKIQAGVRGFLVRKRKQTENAAAIKIQAQYRAFRERQKNNKRLPGK; translated from the coding sequence ATGAAGGCAGCGGAGAAAGCAGCAACCACAATTCAAGCCAACTTCCGAGGGTACCGAGTTCGCAAGCAGTTACGGAGTACAAGCAAGAAGAATGGCCCACGCCGGAGGAGTAGCAGCCGATCGACTCAAACACCAACAATGCAATCAGCGCCTCCCACAGCGACGGCAGTGGATCAACCGGTGACGGCAGAAAGGGGCAGCGGTAGCGACCAAGAAGTTAATCAGAAAGAGATGGCTGTTATCAAAATACAAGCGGGAGTGCGGGGTTTTCTAGTGCGTAAGCGCAAACAAACAGAGAATGCGGCGGCGATCAAAATACAGGCACAATACCGTGCATTTCGTGAACGACAAAAAAACAATAAAAGGCTGCCTGGAAAGTGA